A DNA window from Myxococcus virescens contains the following coding sequences:
- a CDS encoding GNAT family N-acetyltransferase, with translation MPADTPLRLRILEAVTDAPAEGWDALLGPDAPPFVRHAWLAAMEESGSATEETGWAPHHLTLWRGPKLVAAAPAYLKFHSMGEYIYDFGWADAAARLGVEYYPKLVVGGPLSPATVPRFLIAPGEDVPALRRALLAAAAGSAQEAGCSSVHVLYPTGDEADFLEAEGLARRITLQFHWKNPGYGSYDDYLARFDSKRRNQLKRERGAAATQGISLRTVRGEELSQAHARRAYGFYTSTCERHAWGQIQLTPDFFARVFRTMPGSVELVEAVRGQQVIAGAFNLATPERLYGRYWGAFEEHPFLHFHVCLYHSVEDCIRTGRKVFEPGAGGEHKVSRGFEPTAVHSAHLLFDKTLDGAVRGFLRREYARLAPAVEEAERICGLKPWPLAASPGTQGATGT, from the coding sequence GTGCCCGCCGATACCCCGCTCCGTCTCCGCATCCTCGAAGCAGTGACTGATGCCCCGGCCGAAGGCTGGGACGCGCTCCTGGGCCCTGACGCCCCGCCCTTCGTCCGGCACGCCTGGCTGGCGGCCATGGAGGAGAGCGGGAGCGCCACCGAGGAGACGGGCTGGGCGCCGCATCACCTCACGCTGTGGCGTGGCCCCAAGCTGGTGGCCGCCGCGCCCGCGTACCTCAAGTTCCACAGCATGGGCGAGTACATCTACGACTTCGGCTGGGCGGATGCCGCCGCCCGCCTCGGAGTCGAGTACTACCCGAAGCTCGTCGTGGGCGGGCCGCTGTCCCCCGCCACCGTCCCCCGCTTCCTCATCGCCCCGGGCGAGGACGTCCCCGCACTGCGCCGGGCCCTCCTTGCCGCCGCCGCCGGGAGCGCCCAGGAGGCGGGCTGCTCCTCCGTTCACGTCCTGTATCCCACGGGGGACGAGGCGGACTTCCTGGAGGCCGAGGGGCTCGCCCGGCGCATCACCCTTCAGTTCCACTGGAAGAACCCGGGCTACGGCAGCTACGACGACTACCTGGCGCGCTTTGACTCCAAGCGCCGCAACCAGCTCAAGCGCGAGCGCGGGGCCGCTGCCACCCAGGGCATCTCCCTGCGCACGGTGCGCGGCGAAGAGCTCTCCCAAGCGCACGCCCGGCGTGCCTACGGCTTCTACACCTCCACCTGCGAGCGCCACGCCTGGGGGCAGATTCAGCTCACCCCCGACTTCTTCGCGCGGGTCTTCCGCACGATGCCGGGCTCGGTGGAGTTGGTGGAGGCGGTGCGCGGCCAGCAGGTCATCGCCGGCGCCTTCAACCTGGCCACCCCGGAGCGCCTCTATGGCCGCTACTGGGGCGCCTTCGAGGAGCACCCCTTCCTCCACTTCCACGTCTGCCTGTATCACTCCGTGGAGGACTGCATCCGGACCGGGCGCAAGGTGTTCGAGCCCGGCGCTGGGGGTGAACACAAGGTGTCTCGGGGCTTCGAGCCCACCGCCGTGCACAGCGCCCACCTCCTCTTCGACAAGACACTGGACGGCGCGGTACGGGGCTTCCTCCGCCGGGAGTACGCACGGCTGGCGCCCGCCGTGGAGGAGGCCGAGCGCATCTGCGGGCTGAAACCCTGGCCCCTGGCCGCCTCCCCGGGCACCCAAGGGGCCACCGGCACCTGA
- a CDS encoding suppressor of fused domain protein, whose translation MKAPETDEDFIQWYEDCWADRDEVEYPKMFGAIDEGVFTLDQTDAIQAWMESELAQVQEADPNWGPMGVRVSPPSESYPYWTYVTSGLSNPFTVAPGEDIPDGAPSGLGYEMVIHSPEEAKWPVFRLLDMMAYNLVSLRAFAMGHRYPVEGSLDGGESKLSGFVFVRDPSRPDHFVLPSGKVQLLTLVGATRNEMAFARSNGMDKLMAKLVAAGSGYITQPDREEVKL comes from the coding sequence ATGAAAGCCCCGGAGACGGACGAAGACTTCATCCAGTGGTACGAGGACTGCTGGGCGGACCGCGACGAAGTCGAGTATCCGAAGATGTTCGGCGCCATTGACGAAGGCGTCTTCACGCTCGACCAGACAGATGCCATCCAAGCGTGGATGGAGAGTGAGCTGGCCCAAGTCCAGGAAGCGGACCCCAACTGGGGCCCCATGGGCGTGCGCGTCTCCCCGCCCAGCGAGAGCTACCCCTACTGGACCTATGTCACCAGCGGACTGTCCAACCCCTTCACCGTAGCGCCCGGCGAGGACATCCCCGACGGCGCGCCCAGCGGGCTGGGCTATGAGATGGTCATCCACTCGCCCGAAGAGGCGAAGTGGCCGGTGTTCCGGCTGCTGGACATGATGGCCTACAACCTCGTGTCCCTGCGCGCCTTCGCCATGGGCCACCGCTACCCGGTGGAAGGCTCCCTGGACGGTGGCGAGTCCAAGCTGAGCGGCTTCGTGTTCGTCCGGGACCCGTCCCGGCCCGACCACTTCGTGCTCCCCAGCGGCAAGGTGCAACTGCTCACCCTGGTGGGCGCCACCCGCAACGAGATGGCCTTCGCCCGCTCCAACGGCATGGACAAGCTGATGGCCAAGCTGGTGGCCGCGGGCTCCGGCTACATCACCCAGCCCGACCGGGAAGAAGTGAAGTTGTAA
- a CDS encoding acyl-CoA desaturase produces MAVLIFFVSHWLLCVFFQSFFQHRYAAHRMYTMGPKTERVMHLLTYLVQGSSYLSPKAYAILHREHHAFSDTEKDPHSPHFFKDVARMMWHTKARYDDYAAGRGQPEARFLGGYPEWPLVDTTLRTSWFATLGWVAFYSAFYVMFATSPWQFLLLPLHFLMGPVHGAIVNWCGHKYGYRNFDSTDKSRNSLPMDFLCMGELFQNNHHKYGSSPNFAARKFELDPTWQVMRVLALLRIIRIATPQRAVWPETREAARTGSAAPAA; encoded by the coding sequence ATGGCCGTCCTCATCTTCTTCGTCTCGCACTGGCTGCTCTGCGTGTTCTTCCAGAGCTTCTTCCAGCACCGGTACGCGGCCCACCGCATGTACACCATGGGGCCGAAGACGGAGCGGGTGATGCACCTGCTCACCTACCTGGTGCAGGGCTCGTCCTACCTGTCGCCCAAGGCGTACGCCATCCTCCACCGTGAGCACCATGCCTTCTCCGACACCGAGAAGGACCCGCACTCGCCCCACTTCTTCAAGGATGTGGCGCGGATGATGTGGCACACCAAGGCGCGCTACGACGACTACGCGGCCGGCCGCGGTCAACCCGAGGCCCGATTCCTGGGCGGCTACCCGGAGTGGCCGCTCGTGGACACCACGCTGCGCACCTCGTGGTTCGCCACCCTGGGCTGGGTGGCCTTCTACTCCGCCTTCTACGTGATGTTCGCCACCTCGCCCTGGCAGTTCCTGCTGCTGCCCCTGCACTTCCTCATGGGCCCGGTGCACGGCGCCATCGTCAACTGGTGCGGCCACAAGTACGGCTACCGGAACTTCGACAGCACCGACAAGTCGCGCAACTCCCTGCCCATGGACTTCCTCTGCATGGGGGAGCTCTTCCAGAACAACCACCACAAGTACGGCAGCAGCCCCAACTTCGCGGCGCGGAAGTTCGAGCTGGACCCCACGTGGCAGGTGATGCGCGTGCTGGCCCTGCTGCGCATCATCCGCATCGCCACCCCGCAGCGTGCAGTCTGGCCGGAGACCCGCGAGGCCGCACGCACCGGGAGCGCTGCTCCGGCCGCCTGA